The DNA window CATCAAACTGAATCTGAATTATTCAAAGAATTTAAGGATCTTATTGCCAAACCACTGGAAATGGAAGATTTTTCGCTTGATAACACATGGTATCAGTTTGAATCCAACAAATCCCTGCACCCCTCCTACCTCTTCCGGGTTTCAGCCAGAGATATGGCTCGATTCGGGCAGTTATACCTTCAGCAGGGTTCTTGGGAAGGCGATCAGATCGTTCCTTCTGAATGGATCGAAGAAAGCCTCCAGGCGCACGCTATTCCTAAAGGCTTTGATGTATTTGGCTATGGCTATTTATGGTGGGTGGCCCACCAGGGAGAATGGGAAGAACTGGGGCTTTTTTCAGCCGTAGGAAGGTATGGCCAGTCCATCGATGTTATTCCGGAAAAGAATATTGTTTTTGTGCATCGAATGAATTCGGACGACAGCATTTTTCCCTTTTATAATCGGGTAACCAGCAGCCAGCGTTTATATTTGCTCAGTCTGATTCTCGACGCTAAAACTGGCGAGGCCAAAGAAACACCCGAAACCGTTCCAGGGATTCATTCAACTATATAGGACATTTTTTCTTCGCCCGAGACCACATCCATTGGTACTCGGGCTTTTTTCCAATTATAACATAGCCAAAAGAAAGTCGGCTGATCAATTCCGTTGCCAGCACAGATAGCGTGACACTTCCCACAAACATGACCAGCAGCGTAAGCAGCGGATGATAAGCCAGTATCCGGTAAGTCTCAAATAACAGTGTCATGAGATAGAGAAACACCATATGCAGCAAATAAATACCAAAAGAGGAATGATTCAGTCCATTAAATATTTCCGGTATTTTTTTCATTCTAAAAGACATCCGGAAAAGGAGAAAAATCATAGCCGTTGTTAAGAATAAAATATCAACTCTTCTGGAGCTATCCTCAACAATAATACCCCTGAGGTAAAACGTAATTACAGGAATGGCTGCCAAAACAGGTACGAGATGAATTTTAACACCCAGATTCAAAACCTTCTCTTTTAAGACATCATAATGCCTGCCGCCATAATAACCCAATGTGAAATAGAAAATCCAGGACGGAAAAGGAACCCAGTGCAACCCTCTCCAAAGATACTCACCAAAGGGAATCTCCGGCGGAGGAGTCATATTAAAATAGCTCAGATATACCAGGTTAATTGCCAGGGATACAGCAATTACCAGGCCTGGTTGCTGGCGTTCCAAAAACCGACGCAGCCAAATGTGTAACAGATAAAACTGGAAGATGACAATAATGAAGTAACCATGATTATAAAAACCAAAAAGTAAATTTTGAAGGACATATACACTGAAGCTGCTTATAAGTCCGTTGGAAATCAGCGTTTCGCTGGATTCATGCACCATAATAAAAGCATATACCACACTCATGGATAAGTAAGGAAGTAATATATACTGAGCTCTCTTTTTCAGAAACCCCTCAGGTATGCCGTCTGCGTAAGAGTAGGAAATAAGGAATTCGGAAAGAAAAATAAAGATAGGCGTGCCAAAGGTAAAAAACAGGCGCAATGTCATCAGCCATAAAACCTGATTGTCCGTTAATTCCGATGCGTGTATTTCCACTACCCTGGTCATGCTGTGTACAAATACGACACAAAGACAGGCAATACTGCGGATAAAATGAAGTTCATAAATACGTTTTTTAGCCATAATGAGTCCTCTTATTTCAGTCATTTCCAAAGCTCATTATATCATGGCTGTCAAAACAACTTGCTTTTCATCCGCTGTTGCTTTTTCTGTTTTTTTCTTTATATGAATGACTTTTCCAGAATATTGATCATATATTAGGCGATGGCTAAAACTTTGCTGTATTGTTCTTTCGCCACTTCGTCTACTCCGGATGCTTTTCCGGTGCTCATGTTTTTGTGGCATTTGATCAGGTTTTCCTCGTTGATCAGGTGTATTAATGACGTGAATTTTTCTTTAGGATTTTCCTTTGCTACTTTTGCTATCCTGTCCAGTTGCGTTTCCGCATGTTTCCTCCCTCTGTGTGGAGCATATGTTTCTCCTTAAGGTTGATGTTGTGTTACCACCTTCCCTCCATAGGCATTACCCTACTTCTTCAGTAATATGCAGTAATCCGACTCCCTGTCGCATTGGGCAGCCTTGCGGGGAAGCCACCCGCTATATGGCACACCCTTCGTGGCGCACGAACCGTCCCCGCGTGTGTCCTACAGCAAGCATTATTGTAGAACTCGATGGCAGTTTCAATCCACGCTCCCCCAAGGGGAGCGACCGTGATATATAGATTCTATGCTCTCCTAATATTTCCTTTATTTTTTCACTATTTCTAGAATTTATATTTGTACACAAAAAAACCACCTGTGGTTCTGCCATCGTTCCACGGTAGCTTCTTGTATTTTTTGCCTTTTCCTTGGTTTGGTAATTCTGAAAATTGATTTACTTTTTTGATGTATATCCTTTTCATTTTTTTTATGTTAGAATAATGAGCTGAATTGCTTAAAACCATCTGAAATCCTTAAAAAACTAAGCTTATAACTAGTTTCTATGGATTTCTGAAGGATAGAACTATCTGGAAAAGAGGCTCTGATCATGAGAAAAACACTTCCTTACATTGGAAAGTATATGTCAAAATGGCTCATCGTTGCTACCTTTATGGGCTTTGGCGGTGGTATATCGGCGGTAGCTCTTCAACGGGCGATTCATTTAATGGAATCTGGCAGCCGATTTCTTCCACTTGCCCTTGCACCTGTAATTGGTGGAATTATGGTATCCATTATCCTGCTTTGGGATCCAATTGCCGCTGGTTTTGGAACCGATCACTATATTTACGAAGTCAATCATGACAAAAAATATTTGGCTGGAAAAACCATGCTGAGTAAAATCTTATCAACAGCAGTTACTCTTGGGTTTCGAGGAAGCGGAGGAGTTGAAGGACCTATGTTGGTCATTGGTGGCAGCATTGGCGATATTTTTTCCCGCATCCCTCTCTTAAATCGTTTTTATCATAAAGAAGATGAAAGAATTCTCACTATTTGTGGAGCAGCTGGTGCGATTGGTGCCATTTTTCATTCGCCACTAGGTGGGGGTATTTTTGTGGTGGAAGTTCTGTATAAATCCTCGCTTCATTATGGCGATCTTTTTCCTGCTATTTTGTCCTCTACCATGGGTTTTGTCATTTATGGTGTTTTTGCCGATTCCACTTCGCTTTTCTATGCACCTTCCTATTCACCGGATGTGACGAATGTCCACTG is part of the Tindallia californiensis genome and encodes:
- a CDS encoding acyltransferase family protein, with product MAKKRIYELHFIRSIACLCVVFVHSMTRVVEIHASELTDNQVLWLMTLRLFFTFGTPIFIFLSEFLISYSYADGIPEGFLKKRAQYILLPYLSMSVVYAFIMVHESSETLISNGLISSFSVYVLQNLLFGFYNHGYFIIVIFQFYLLHIWLRRFLERQQPGLVIAVSLAINLVYLSYFNMTPPPEIPFGEYLWRGLHWVPFPSWIFYFTLGYYGGRHYDVLKEKVLNLGVKIHLVPVLAAIPVITFYLRGIIVEDSSRRVDILFLTTAMIFLLFRMSFRMKKIPEIFNGLNHSSFGIYLLHMVFLYLMTLLFETYRILAYHPLLTLLVMFVGSVTLSVLATELISRLSFGYVIIGKKPEYQWMWSRAKKKCPI
- a CDS encoding chloride channel protein; protein product: MRKTLPYIGKYMSKWLIVATFMGFGGGISAVALQRAIHLMESGSRFLPLALAPVIGGIMVSIILLWDPIAAGFGTDHYIYEVNHDKKYLAGKTMLSKILSTAVTLGFRGSGGVEGPMLVIGGSIGDIFSRIPLLNRFYHKEDERILTICGAAGAIGAIFHSPLGGGIFVVEVLYKSSLHYGDLFPAILSSTMGFVIYGVFADSTSLFYAPSYSPDVTNVHWFILTGILAGVVSLLFMTFFGSIQKLFTKLPRKGTHPILGGILTGILLFYLPDVGGTGTAMIQGMINGSFPIAFLCFLLVGKMLATS